In Chryseobacterium lactis, a single genomic region encodes these proteins:
- a CDS encoding cupin domain-containing protein, which produces MRKYKIQQSPFIVPTADGKLIEEHWGNSIGNSNVSIAHMVAPPDWSEPHQTPEFDEFTYIISGKKQFEIDGEIVVLEKGQSILIEKGARIRYSNPFSEPCEYLAICLPAFSMGLVHREVEGVD; this is translated from the coding sequence ATGAGAAAATATAAAATTCAGCAATCTCCGTTTATAGTTCCTACTGCAGATGGGAAACTGATTGAAGAACATTGGGGAAATTCTATAGGAAACTCTAATGTCTCGATTGCTCATATGGTGGCACCTCCGGATTGGAGCGAGCCCCATCAGACTCCAGAATTTGATGAATTTACTTATATCATTTCCGGTAAAAAGCAATTTGAAATTGATGGGGAAATTGTAGTATTGGAAAAGGGACAGAGCATTCTTATTGAAAAAGGAGCCAGAATCCGCTACAGCAATCCATTTTCAGAGCCTTGTGAGTATCTTGCGATTTGCCTGCCTGCCTTTTCCATGGGATTGGTACATAGGGAAGTAGAAGGAGTTGATTAA
- a CDS encoding alpha-L-fucosidase codes for MKKAIFILFIGLLCSHFSFAQSSVYTPGAQNLKTREWFTNAKFGMFIHWGLFSIPGSGEWVMNERNITVKNYSRLQNFFNPIDFNAHEWVSLAKASGMKYITLITRHHDGFSMWDTKYSEFNIMNTPYKKDIVKMIADECHKQGIKLFLYYSLLDWRRTDYSYWTGRTGQGTGRTERGNWNDYIQFMKNQLTELLTNYGTIDGIWFDGYWDQMASESKDRKDNDVRIDWHTRELYDLIHTLQPQCMVGNNHHMTPLPGEDFQMFEQDVPGENTSGLSFQKISDLPLETCATLNNSWGFNLTDSAYKTPAQIVKLLVASAGNGGNLLLNIGPMPNGQIQPEFIDQLNWMGKWLKTYGESVYGTKGGYIKPQKWGSLTQSDNKVYVHILQKDAGTIQLEKFPYKKITKAYLLKNKVPVQTVLKNGTLEIPQQTVTAEDPDQVVVLEVA; via the coding sequence ATGAAAAAAGCTATATTTATTCTTTTTATAGGTTTGCTATGTTCCCATTTTTCTTTTGCACAGTCCTCCGTTTATACTCCCGGAGCACAAAACCTGAAAACCCGTGAATGGTTTACCAATGCAAAGTTCGGAATGTTTATTCACTGGGGACTATTCAGTATTCCCGGCAGTGGTGAATGGGTCATGAACGAAAGAAATATTACCGTAAAAAACTACAGCAGGCTGCAGAACTTTTTCAATCCTATTGACTTTAATGCCCATGAATGGGTAAGTCTGGCGAAAGCTTCCGGAATGAAATATATAACGTTAATAACCCGCCATCACGACGGATTCAGTATGTGGGATACCAAATATTCTGAGTTTAATATTATGAATACCCCGTATAAAAAGGATATTGTAAAAATGATCGCCGACGAATGCCACAAACAGGGAATAAAATTGTTTCTATATTATTCATTACTTGACTGGCGCAGGACCGATTATTCTTATTGGACAGGAAGAACAGGACAAGGTACAGGCCGTACCGAACGTGGTAACTGGAATGACTATATTCAGTTTATGAAAAACCAGCTGACCGAACTTTTGACCAACTACGGAACAATTGATGGAATTTGGTTTGATGGATATTGGGATCAAATGGCATCGGAAAGCAAAGATAGAAAAGACAATGATGTTCGTATAGACTGGCATACGCGTGAGTTGTATGATCTCATCCACACCCTACAGCCTCAATGTATGGTAGGTAATAATCATCATATGACTCCCCTTCCCGGTGAAGACTTTCAAATGTTTGAACAGGACGTTCCGGGTGAGAATACTTCGGGTTTAAGCTTTCAGAAAATATCAGATCTTCCTCTGGAAACCTGTGCAACCCTTAATAACAGCTGGGGCTTTAATTTAACGGACTCTGCTTATAAAACCCCTGCACAAATTGTTAAATTACTGGTCGCATCTGCCGGAAACGGAGGTAATCTTCTTTTAAACATTGGTCCGATGCCGAATGGACAGATCCAACCTGAATTTATTGATCAGTTGAATTGGATGGGGAAATGGTTAAAAACCTACGGGGAAAGTGTATACGGAACCAAAGGTGGTTATATTAAACCTCAAAAATGGGGATCTCTCACTCAATCCGACAACAAGGTATATGTTCATATATTGCAGAAAGATGCAGGGACCATACAACTCGAAAAATTCCCTTACAAGAAGATAACAAAAGCTTATCTGTTGAAAAATAAAGTACCTGTACAGACCGTTTTGAAAAACGGAACTTTGGAAATACCTCAACAAACAGTCACTGCTGAAGATCCTGATCAGGTTGTTGTTCTCGAAGTCGCTTGA
- a CDS encoding DUF2911 domain-containing protein, which translates to MKKLLAAVCISVSVFTFAQDYSVPAASPRQKVEQQFSMSKISVDYGRPGVKGRKIFGDLVPYGQVWRAGANSSTKITFGQSVNFGGKVVPAGTYGLFIIPTEKEWKVILNKDFQQWGSFTYDPKQDVVDVTVPVNKLADKQEWFEITLNPSDENSGNLVIKWDMAQAEVPLKPSKLDTVIKISDKLKEIKKIESDSTKKS; encoded by the coding sequence GTGAAAAAGTTATTAGCAGCAGTTTGCATTTCAGTTTCAGTATTCACTTTTGCACAGGATTATTCAGTACCTGCGGCAAGCCCTCGCCAGAAGGTAGAACAACAATTTTCTATGTCTAAAATCTCTGTCGACTACGGAAGACCGGGAGTAAAAGGGCGTAAAATTTTCGGAGATCTTGTTCCTTACGGTCAGGTTTGGAGAGCAGGAGCTAACTCTTCTACAAAAATTACGTTTGGACAATCGGTTAATTTCGGTGGGAAAGTTGTTCCTGCAGGAACATATGGCCTATTTATTATTCCTACAGAAAAAGAATGGAAAGTAATATTAAACAAAGACTTCCAGCAGTGGGGTTCTTTCACTTATGATCCAAAACAGGATGTAGTAGACGTGACAGTACCGGTTAATAAATTAGCTGACAAACAGGAGTGGTTCGAAATTACATTGAACCCTTCGGACGAAAATTCAGGAAACCTGGTGATTAAATGGGATATGGCTCAAGCAGAAGTTCCATTAAAACCATCGAAATTGGATACCGTAATCAAGATTTCTGATAAATTAAAGGAAATCAAGAAAATAGAATCAGATTCTACTAAAAAAAGCTAA
- a CDS encoding type I restriction enzyme HsdR N-terminal domain-containing protein, with amino-acid sequence MELPKLNFQETFDFKFKKDKDKFFIYDLVRKTYLLLTPEEWVRQHWIHYYLTVKSYSASALITEKKIVLNGLTKRVDLLVTEKTEPIILIECKAPQIKLTEKTFEQTARYNSIIGAKEIILTNGLQHINAYYEDGQYQFYRPE; translated from the coding sequence ATGGAACTTCCAAAACTGAATTTTCAGGAAACTTTTGATTTTAAATTCAAGAAAGACAAAGATAAGTTTTTTATTTATGATTTGGTTCGTAAAACTTATCTTCTGCTCACTCCTGAGGAATGGGTAAGGCAGCACTGGATTCATTATTATCTAACGGTAAAATCCTATTCTGCATCGGCATTGATCACCGAAAAAAAGATCGTTTTAAATGGATTAACAAAGAGAGTTGACCTCCTTGTGACCGAAAAAACAGAGCCCATAATCCTGATTGAATGTAAAGCCCCTCAGATCAAATTAACGGAAAAAACATTCGAGCAAACGGCAAGATATAACTCCATTATCGGAGCTAAGGAAATTATTCTGACCAACGGATTGCAACATATCAATGCCTATTATGAAGATGGGCAATATCAGTTTTACAGACCGGAATAA
- a CDS encoding HAD family hydrolase, with translation MNIKNIIFDFGGVLMDWDPRYFFKTYFNDDEKMEYFLENIAQSEWNEQQDKGRSLAEGTAIQIKKFPEWEKEIRAFYDNWTVMLKSEIPQNVEVLRKLKNTDYQLFGLTNWSEETFPYALENYDFFQIFDGKIVVSGTEKLIKPDPEIWHVLLNRYHIQAGESVFIDDNPKNIEMAKSLGFTTIHVLPDTDLEKELASVGVKI, from the coding sequence ATGAACATAAAAAACATCATTTTCGACTTCGGAGGCGTCCTTATGGATTGGGATCCGAGATATTTTTTCAAAACCTATTTCAATGATGATGAAAAAATGGAATACTTCCTGGAAAATATCGCCCAATCTGAATGGAATGAGCAACAGGACAAAGGAAGAAGTCTTGCAGAAGGAACGGCTATTCAGATCAAGAAATTTCCGGAATGGGAAAAAGAAATCAGAGCATTTTATGATAACTGGACGGTCATGCTGAAAAGCGAAATCCCCCAAAATGTGGAAGTATTGAGAAAATTAAAAAATACCGATTATCAATTATTCGGACTGACCAACTGGTCGGAAGAAACTTTCCCGTATGCTCTTGAAAACTATGATTTCTTCCAGATTTTTGACGGAAAAATTGTCGTTTCCGGAACTGAGAAACTCATTAAACCTGATCCAGAAATCTGGCATGTATTATTAAACAGATATCACATTCAAGCCGGTGAGTCTGTTTTCATCGATGACAATCCAAAAAATATTGAGATGGCCAAATCACTTGGATTTACAACTATTCACGTTTTACCGGATACAGATTTAGAAAAAGAATTGGCAAGTGTCGGTGTAAAAATTTAA
- a CDS encoding dienelactone hydrolase family protein, with protein MIRSILLTTVLMASGTLFSQKLKTVSYQDGSQKLNGLITSNAGKKLPGVLILPAWKGIDDEAKTAAIELEKQGYIAFIADIYGEGKIPADNDAASKSSGYYKQNYQEYQKRISLALEQLKKNGAISDKTAVIGYCFGGTGALESARGHLPVAGVVSIHGSLGRDQTRKIENLTAKILVENPADDKSVSQQDYDNLIKEMNEGNADWQIITYAHSKHTFTDPKSPDYNEVMAKRAWNHTLMFLKEILK; from the coding sequence ATGATACGTTCCATCTTATTAACCACAGTTCTTATGGCTTCAGGAACCCTTTTCAGTCAGAAACTTAAAACCGTTTCCTATCAGGACGGCTCTCAAAAGCTGAATGGTTTGATTACCTCCAACGCAGGAAAAAAGCTTCCCGGTGTTTTAATTCTTCCAGCCTGGAAAGGGATTGACGACGAAGCAAAAACGGCAGCCATTGAGCTTGAGAAACAAGGTTATATTGCTTTTATTGCTGATATTTACGGAGAAGGAAAAATTCCGGCGGACAATGATGCAGCCTCTAAAAGCTCAGGATATTATAAGCAAAACTATCAGGAATATCAGAAAAGAATATCATTGGCACTGGAACAGTTAAAAAAGAACGGAGCTATTTCTGACAAAACCGCCGTTATCGGATACTGTTTTGGAGGCACCGGAGCTCTGGAGTCTGCCAGAGGACATCTGCCGGTTGCAGGAGTAGTCTCAATCCATGGCAGCCTGGGAAGAGATCAGACCAGAAAAATTGAGAACTTAACGGCAAAAATTTTAGTAGAAAATCCGGCTGATGACAAAAGTGTTTCACAACAGGATTATGATAACCTCATTAAAGAAATGAATGAAGGAAACGCCGATTGGCAAATCATTACCTATGCTCATTCAAAACATACATTCACAGACCCAAAATCTCCGGATTATAACGAAGTAATGGCCAAAAGAGCCTGGAATCATACGTTGATGTTTTTAAAAGAAATTCTGAAGTAA
- a CDS encoding PEGA domain-containing protein has translation MKNNLSIVLLVGAMFSVTSCATIFTGSKDKISFNSSPEGAKVFHKGIEKCITPCTAEIPRSLSKQMVTFEKEGFNNKEVKLTKTFNPVTLLNILFGGAIGVGIDAATGSLTKYSPKKYEVELEAKP, from the coding sequence ATGAAAAACAATCTATCAATTGTATTGTTAGTGGGAGCTATGTTTTCTGTAACTTCTTGTGCGACAATATTTACGGGAAGTAAAGATAAGATATCTTTCAACTCGAGTCCTGAAGGAGCTAAAGTCTTTCACAAAGGCATCGAAAAATGTATCACACCTTGTACTGCTGAAATTCCAAGATCGCTAAGCAAGCAAATGGTTACCTTTGAAAAAGAAGGTTTTAATAACAAAGAGGTAAAGTTGACAAAGACTTTTAATCCGGTAACATTATTAAACATCCTTTTCGGTGGAGCAATCGGAGTTGGTATCGATGCTGCAACAGGATCATTAACTAAATATTCTCCTAAAAAATATGAGGTAGAGCTGGAAGCTAAACCATAA
- a CDS encoding bifunctional transcriptional activator/DNA repair enzyme AdaA, whose product MELTEKIMYEASYTKDSSFEGIFWMAVKTTGIFCRPTCTARKPKFQNVEFFSNTKEAILKGYRPCKVCKPLENLNATPSYIRELLLELSEDPSLKLKDYDLVKRGLEPATVRRWFVKHHGITFHAFQRMSKLNTAFKKLQQGESVTEVAFDMGYESLSGFNESFKNIFGVSPKNNKMEKIVDLKRIETVLGTMIACADENGICLLEFSDRKALPTELKAISKHYNANIVQGENPHFITLEKELSEYFEGKRTGFTVPLSLVGTAFQKQVWDILKEIPYGSTRSYQEQADILGNPKSVRAVANANGLNKISIIIPCHRVIGSNGQLTGYGGGIWRKQKLLELEKAILF is encoded by the coding sequence ATGGAACTGACAGAAAAAATAATGTACGAAGCGTCCTATACCAAGGATTCTTCATTTGAAGGAATATTCTGGATGGCTGTGAAAACGACCGGGATATTTTGCAGACCGACCTGTACCGCAAGAAAACCTAAATTTCAAAATGTGGAGTTTTTTTCCAATACAAAAGAGGCAATATTGAAAGGATATCGCCCCTGTAAAGTATGTAAACCGCTGGAAAATCTTAATGCAACTCCTTCGTATATCCGGGAATTGTTGCTGGAATTATCCGAAGATCCATCATTGAAATTAAAAGATTATGATTTGGTTAAAAGAGGTCTGGAACCCGCTACGGTCCGAAGGTGGTTTGTAAAACACCATGGAATTACATTTCATGCCTTTCAAAGAATGTCGAAACTGAATACCGCATTTAAGAAACTTCAACAAGGTGAATCTGTAACAGAAGTGGCTTTTGATATGGGGTATGAAAGCCTGAGCGGGTTCAATGAAAGCTTTAAAAATATTTTCGGAGTCTCTCCAAAAAATAATAAAATGGAAAAAATCGTCGATCTGAAAAGGATAGAAACGGTATTGGGAACCATGATAGCCTGTGCTGATGAGAATGGAATCTGCCTGCTGGAATTTTCAGACAGAAAAGCTCTGCCTACAGAACTAAAAGCAATTTCAAAACATTATAATGCCAATATTGTACAAGGTGAAAATCCTCATTTTATCACGCTGGAAAAAGAACTTTCCGAATATTTTGAAGGAAAAAGAACAGGGTTTACTGTTCCTCTTTCTCTTGTAGGAACTGCTTTTCAGAAGCAGGTATGGGACATTTTAAAAGAAATTCCTTACGGATCTACCAGAAGCTATCAGGAACAGGCTGACATCCTGGGAAATCCTAAATCTGTACGTGCTGTAGCCAATGCCAACGGGTTAAATAAAATATCCATTATCATACCCTGTCATCGGGTAATTGGAAGCAACGGGCAGCTAACAGGCTATGGTGGCGGAATCTGGAGAAAGCAAAAATTATTGGAACTAGAGAAAGCTATTTTATTTTGA
- a CDS encoding PepSY-associated TM helix domain-containing protein, producing the protein MENKKTNPKKKQGKSLTKRITGWLHLWLGLVSGIIVLTVTLSGTVFVFCDEIIDWCGGSAKYIEVPANTKKMSPEELLVQFQQQVPDRRAFYFDTYKDADRSFRVASATKPPEDKNAAKPKGKGRGPRGVFAYHYLNPYTGKVVGSTKSYEFFYVVAHIHAQLLAGKFGKTVVGIASIIFFIQLIGGLILWWPKKWNKTTRTTAFKIKSGTKWRRKNYDFHNVFGFYSLLPAVFITITGLIMAYKVLTDLTQEAFGGIADPHKITEKYEPKFDPEKKALPFIDFIDRNFKEVPEAKQIRMSVPRNDSSTVYNVVAAKFIGLKSITKGKSREVNKYSGDEINYPKEVQMHEVIEHMNFDLHVGYWGGMFGKIFTFVIGIICTSLPVTGFLIWWGRRNKSPKKKKEIKNIHQQRKEHHEQLV; encoded by the coding sequence ATGGAAAATAAAAAAACTAACCCCAAGAAAAAACAAGGCAAATCTCTCACAAAGAGGATTACAGGCTGGCTGCATCTATGGCTGGGACTCGTTTCCGGAATTATTGTACTAACCGTTACTTTATCAGGAACCGTATTTGTCTTTTGTGACGAAATCATCGATTGGTGCGGCGGAAGTGCCAAATATATTGAGGTTCCGGCCAATACGAAAAAAATGAGCCCAGAAGAATTATTGGTTCAATTCCAGCAACAGGTTCCGGACAGAAGAGCCTTTTATTTTGATACCTATAAAGACGCTGACAGAAGTTTCAGAGTAGCTTCTGCCACCAAACCACCTGAAGATAAAAATGCTGCGAAACCTAAAGGTAAGGGTCGTGGCCCGAGAGGCGTTTTTGCCTATCATTATCTTAATCCATATACCGGAAAAGTAGTAGGTTCTACAAAAAGCTACGAGTTTTTCTATGTGGTAGCTCATATCCATGCCCAGTTATTAGCTGGTAAATTTGGAAAAACGGTGGTTGGAATAGCTTCCATCATCTTTTTTATTCAACTGATCGGCGGTCTGATCCTCTGGTGGCCAAAAAAATGGAATAAAACCACCCGAACAACTGCATTTAAAATAAAATCAGGAACAAAATGGAGAAGGAAAAATTACGATTTCCACAATGTCTTTGGTTTTTACTCACTATTACCGGCGGTATTTATTACAATTACCGGATTGATTATGGCCTATAAAGTTCTTACAGATCTCACGCAGGAAGCTTTTGGAGGCATAGCAGATCCTCATAAAATTACGGAAAAGTATGAACCCAAATTTGATCCTGAGAAAAAAGCTTTACCATTTATCGATTTCATAGACAGAAATTTTAAAGAAGTTCCTGAAGCAAAACAGATTAGGATGAGTGTTCCCAGAAATGATTCATCTACAGTTTATAATGTTGTTGCCGCTAAATTTATTGGGTTAAAAAGCATTACAAAAGGAAAAAGCAGGGAGGTTAATAAGTATTCGGGAGATGAAATTAATTACCCTAAAGAAGTACAGATGCACGAAGTCATTGAACACATGAATTTCGATCTCCACGTTGGCTACTGGGGCGGAATGTTTGGGAAAATATTCACATTCGTTATCGGAATTATCTGTACCAGCCTCCCGGTTACCGGCTTCCTGATCTGGTGGGGAAGAAGAAATAAATCACCAAAAAAGAAAAAAGAAATTAAAAATATTCATCAACAAAGAAAAGAACATCATGAACAACTGGTTTAA
- a CDS encoding isocitrate lyase/PEP mutase family protein, with amino-acid sequence MISFKNLHYNDEPLLLGNVWNVQSAGVYEKSGYQALATSSSAVAHSLGYEDGEQMTFEEYFYIIKRIKESTSIPLSVDLEAGYGNTTELIVSNIFRLLEIGVSGINLEDTYLIDGVRKLLDREVFFKKIKDIISQLGESRDEVFINIRTDPFLLGIENALEETLERIKLFEELKVDGVFVPGMTSVDDIKTVVDATFLPVNVMCLPELPDFNTLKKLGVKRITSGAFLNRYIYKELEKTIGNISDQQSFVSLFT; translated from the coding sequence ATGATCAGTTTTAAAAATCTACACTACAATGACGAGCCTTTGCTGCTGGGCAATGTATGGAATGTGCAGAGTGCGGGTGTCTATGAAAAATCAGGGTATCAGGCGCTGGCAACCTCAAGTTCTGCAGTCGCCCATAGTTTGGGATATGAAGATGGCGAGCAGATGACTTTTGAAGAGTATTTTTATATCATCAAAAGAATTAAGGAATCAACTTCAATTCCTCTGTCTGTTGACCTGGAAGCCGGGTACGGGAATACCACCGAGTTGATTGTATCCAATATTTTTAGACTTTTAGAAATAGGCGTATCGGGGATTAATCTTGAAGATACCTATCTGATTGATGGAGTGAGAAAGCTTCTGGACAGAGAGGTCTTTTTTAAAAAAATAAAGGATATCATTTCACAACTGGGAGAAAGCCGAGATGAGGTTTTTATCAACATAAGAACAGACCCTTTTTTATTAGGAATTGAAAATGCACTGGAAGAAACTTTAGAAAGAATAAAACTGTTTGAAGAACTTAAGGTTGACGGAGTTTTTGTTCCAGGTATGACTTCAGTAGATGATATTAAAACTGTCGTGGATGCCACTTTCCTCCCGGTTAATGTGATGTGTTTGCCGGAGCTTCCGGATTTTAATACGCTTAAAAAATTAGGAGTGAAAAGAATTACTTCAGGAGCCTTTTTAAACAGATATATTTATAAGGAACTGGAGAAAACGATTGGAAATATTTCAGATCAACAAAGTTTCGTATCACTTTTTACTTAA
- a CDS encoding alpha/beta hydrolase — protein MNNWFKFLYLSVFLFFTSGRAQETLTIGEKQTLFSKILNEKREIWIHLPKTYNDTTITPAKYPVIYLLDGEINFEYFTGMTDFIARTPYADIPECIVVGIKNTERTRDLTPTKSQKKSPVNPDVTLFADSGGSENFVKFLQDELKPMISKNYRTQEYSILVGHSFGGLFAINTFLTHPEYFKAYVANDPSLWWDNKVTISRTKDYVEKNKKFPAGKSLYVSQADNEEQQKNWNSDMTQAIEEFKEIIEKNGSLNYKHSFFKGETHGTVSYPGNYEALKFIFKGFRTDIKQLAKNPKQLEADYKNLSEKLGAEFAPSEAYLNVVLTFMKTNDFKESEAYFMNMKNRYYPKK, from the coding sequence ATGAACAACTGGTTTAAATTTTTATATCTGTCCGTATTTCTATTTTTTACATCCGGAAGAGCTCAGGAGACATTGACAATAGGAGAGAAGCAGACATTATTTTCAAAAATTTTAAATGAAAAAAGGGAGATCTGGATTCACCTTCCAAAAACATATAATGATACAACAATTACTCCTGCAAAGTATCCGGTAATTTATCTCCTGGACGGAGAAATTAATTTTGAATATTTTACAGGAATGACCGATTTTATCGCCCGAACTCCTTATGCTGATATTCCGGAGTGTATTGTAGTAGGAATAAAAAATACCGAGAGAACAAGAGACCTTACTCCAACAAAATCCCAGAAGAAAAGTCCGGTAAATCCTGATGTAACCCTTTTTGCTGACAGTGGCGGAAGTGAAAACTTTGTTAAATTTCTTCAGGATGAATTAAAACCAATGATCAGTAAAAATTACAGAACTCAGGAATATTCTATTTTGGTAGGGCATTCATTCGGAGGCTTATTTGCCATTAATACTTTCCTCACTCATCCTGAGTATTTCAAAGCTTATGTTGCGAATGACCCCAGTTTATGGTGGGATAATAAAGTAACTATTTCCAGAACAAAAGATTATGTAGAGAAAAATAAAAAATTTCCGGCCGGTAAATCATTGTATGTTTCTCAGGCAGATAATGAAGAACAGCAGAAAAACTGGAATTCTGATATGACACAGGCTATTGAGGAATTTAAAGAGATTATAGAAAAAAACGGATCACTGAACTATAAACACAGCTTTTTTAAAGGAGAAACCCACGGAACCGTTTCATATCCTGGGAATTATGAAGCGTTAAAATTTATATTTAAAGGGTTTAGAACAGATATAAAGCAGTTGGCCAAAAATCCGAAGCAGCTTGAAGCAGATTATAAGAATTTGTCTGAAAAACTAGGCGCAGAATTTGCCCCTTCAGAAGCTTATTTGAATGTAGTACTTACATTTATGAAAACGAATGATTTTAAAGAATCGGAAGCCTATTTTATGAATATGAAGAACAGATACTATCCTAAAAAATAA
- a CDS encoding GNAT family N-acetyltransferase — protein sequence MNFSVQPVLENDKLQLIPLQQGDFESLYEVASDPKVWEQHPNKDRYKREVFESFFQGAMESGGAFKIVEKATGDILGSSRYYNFDENDHHIFVGYTFYGTKSWGKGINPQVKKLMLDYIFQFVDKVHFHIGKENFRSQTALERLGGKKIAEEEVAYFAEPTRTNFVYEIKKEDWV from the coding sequence ATGAATTTTTCTGTTCAGCCCGTTTTAGAGAATGATAAACTTCAATTAATCCCCTTGCAGCAAGGGGATTTTGAATCTTTATATGAAGTAGCTTCTGATCCGAAAGTATGGGAACAACATCCCAACAAAGATCGTTACAAAAGAGAAGTTTTTGAAAGCTTCTTCCAGGGAGCGATGGAAAGTGGTGGCGCTTTTAAAATAGTTGAAAAAGCTACAGGTGACATCCTGGGAAGCAGCCGTTACTATAATTTTGATGAAAATGATCATCACATTTTCGTTGGCTATACTTTCTATGGAACCAAATCCTGGGGAAAAGGAATCAATCCGCAAGTCAAGAAACTGATGTTGGATTACATCTTTCAGTTTGTGGATAAGGTTCATTTCCATATTGGGAAAGAGAATTTCCGTTCACAGACTGCTTTAGAAAGACTCGGAGGCAAAAAAATTGCCGAAGAAGAGGTTGCCTATTTTGCAGAGCCAACGAGAACCAATTTTGTGTACGAAATCAAAAAAGAAGATTGGGTATGA
- a CDS encoding methylated-DNA--[protein]-cysteine S-methyltransferase → MEIIHQKMIKTPLGDMVACAVDRGICLLEFTDRKNIEKQFKALSKTLNAEIVEKEHFHFKQLENELKEYFEGNRNHFEVPLYTTGTEFQEKVWQLLREIPMGEMRTYKQQSEFLENPKAIRAVGTANGINKIAILIPCHRVIGSNGELVGYAGGIWRKQKLLELEKAILF, encoded by the coding sequence ATGGAAATCATACATCAAAAAATGATAAAAACTCCGTTGGGAGATATGGTTGCATGTGCTGTGGACCGCGGAATCTGTTTGCTTGAGTTTACGGACCGTAAGAATATTGAAAAACAGTTCAAAGCTTTATCAAAAACCTTGAATGCTGAAATTGTAGAAAAAGAACATTTTCATTTTAAACAATTGGAGAACGAATTAAAAGAGTATTTTGAGGGCAACAGAAATCATTTTGAGGTACCTTTATATACAACCGGAACCGAATTTCAGGAAAAAGTATGGCAGCTTCTTCGGGAAATTCCGATGGGAGAGATGAGAACCTATAAACAGCAATCTGAATTTTTGGAAAATCCTAAAGCAATACGAGCGGTAGGAACCGCTAACGGGATCAATAAAATTGCCATTTTAATTCCATGTCATCGGGTAATTGGTTCAAACGGTGAATTGGTAGGCTATGCCGGTGGAATATGGAGAAAACAAAAACTATTGGAACTGGAAAAAGCTATTCTCTTTTAA